The sequence CAGCCCCACGGTCAATGATACAGTTGGCATCTCAACTAACGAATTTAAGAAACGTTGAATgaaactattaaaaaaaatcaagaaacttAAGCTGTGCACATCTACCTATCAAACCATACAGGGAAGCACCATTCGGGTCGTTAGAGTTGTGAGTGTACGACTCCATTATTACGGTTTAAATCCTAATTAATGTTCAGAGACTATGGTTGTGCATACCATTAGTTGGTGTAGAAATTGCAAGTTatactttgtaaaaaaaaacatcaaaccaTATGCACAGCTTCCGAGTCTTAACTCCTTTGCCTCAACCTCAAAGCAATAGCAGATTTGATTCTAGtgcattctattttttttttcttggagagGTAGTGTAGTGCATTTGTTTATTGTTTTGTACATCAAAACATGTCCTTTTTGAAACAAGagttaaacttttaaaacttgAACATTAGTATCTTCTGAAACATTTAAGATTAGACTAGATACGCGCTGCAAATCTCCTAATCCTGCTCCATATCCGCTAATAACGCTCCAAATCCCCAATCTCGCTTTCCAAAAACCACGCTTTCTTTCTCCTCTGAAATGTATCTCTATATATACACGAATCGAGTTGGTGTGCAACTGTACATACTCGAGCAGGCAGAGCAACCAGGCCATCAGATATCTCCACGGTATGCAAGATTATTCAGACATGTTATCTCAGTCTTGCTTTATCTTTCTCATTAGTATTTGAAATATAGTGTTATCCAGTTttcgttatatatatatatatatatatataggacactcatatggggcaccatggtgcccgggcaacatggtatctaatgcacaaaatcattcaaatttgttaaaattttcaaattgtgagtatatacctagttataataatttgattcatacatatacttatcaacaaaacaactcaaatttaactttatttcacaatccgcgtttacatacctaactaattatatgtatggatgctatatacctagaatcaaaatctaataaaaacaagttcaaattcagttcaaacttgctttaaactagttagtaaagtagttaatgttaatacctaagtaattgaaaaagtttcatactcatttgaattgggtatatactcaatttcaataatggtgcccgggcaccatggagcaccaaacaaatttactatatatatatatatatatatatatatatatatatatatatattttgtgtcCAGATCATTGGCATATTGGATTGTGCGGCTGTCTCGGTTGGATGACTATGCTCTCTTTCTAAAATAAGAGTTGAAACTTATCGGATGCGTGTTTATATTCTTGATGAGGGAATGAACAGGGGTGATAACATTTAGGTCTTAATCAAACTATTcagtaaaatatttattaaaattatGGTAGTCATTGTTCTTGCTACTTCTGAAATTGTCTTCGCATAGAAATGGCCCCAACGAATCTAAACCGAAAGAGAAAGTATGCACAGTTTGGGCGCCGTGCAAGACCTGTTGCGCATGCAAGACCTGTTGTGCATATGTAAGTTAGTTGATGAATTGGTTAGACTTAGTAAGGAATTTATATTGTTGTGTTATTGactgcttgtttgtttcagaAGGTTCAAGTACTTCGACGATGTTGAGTTTGATGATTGCAGGGTAAACTGAGCATTTAGTGTTATTGTCATGGTAGAATAGTAGATGCCTAGTTCCTTGCCGAGGTTGATGGTGACAGACAACCCTTCATATTGATGGATGCTACTGTAAGTTTCATTATTTCaatatgaaaaaatataaacaaaattaaattaaatatgatTGGTACAATTGTAGGGCTTGAAATATGCAATATGATCGGTACAATTGTAGGGCTCGAAAATGGAAGCAATTATAAGTAAAGAATATGCTACAaggtttaaaaatattttgatcgAAGGATAGAAATATACCCTACATGGTGTTTACTTCCAACCTAATTCATAGGAACTCAATTTTCCGGGAATTAAAAGGGATTATGattgtttttttctccaaaCATACTATAGTTGAGTCATATAATCTACCGCTGCAGTTTTCTCTCTATCCCAAACAATGTAATGATATGCCAGTACATTGTAACAGTGTAATTTGGGATGAATTTTCACGAAATTCAGTGACTTGCCAAATAAGATGTTTGTGGGTACATTTTTAGGAATTGTAGCTTATATTGCTGAAAAAAATGTTGAATTGTGTTATTGGTAATATACCGGCTTACAATAGTTTACACGATGACACCATCAatgtcaataaaaaaaattgtcagcCAGCATATCAACATTTTCAGCATTATAAGCTCTATTCCTAAAAACTTACCACAAATATCTTATTGATGTTATGACAAGTCACTGAATTTTGTGACTTAAATATCGTGTACCACCCACACGATATTAAGATCAGCTGTGGCCTGTGGATGGTACTCAACCACCACATATATGTTCCTGTATGGACACCATCTGCACAAGTAAAATTCAGACCAAACGGTCGAGATTTATTATTGGACTCGTTTCCTCGTGGCTATGGGGTATTCTTTTGTTAGGAGCATAGATGGTTGCAATTAGTTCTTCAAAAGGAAATTGAACAGGAGAAAACACACCGACCCATAGAGTCTGGCGGGCAGCCGGGCAGAATTATCCTCCATCTCCATTCTCCACGGAGACTCGCTTAACTAGCATTGGGGGTCCAAATTTGATGTACATTTGCGTGTTTGAAGTCTAGCTGGGCTATGATTACTAGATGAATGACAATCTTTTGTTCCTATCATGTGAATTAGTGATTATATGCCGATATATTGATATGTGTTATATTACATTTATGATATGAGATGTACATGCATTTTTAAGCGGGTACGAGGAGTGATAAATAATTCCCCCAGAGGGCAGGGATGGGAATCATGTTTCCTCAGTTTGGGGATGGGGAATTTTCCAACCAATAGGGGTGGGCTGGGATGGGGATGTATCCCCCGGCTGGCAATTCCGCATGAAATTGTCTCATTGTTCCTTGTTGTGGAACTCATGAGTCATGAAGTCTAATGTAGTAGCATATACGTGTGAGATTCTATATAACAATATCATCGTATGTAGTGGGTGACATAGCTTGTAACATAAGAATATTGTACTCGTTGTTACGCTCATGAAACACCTAACAAAGTAACATATACATATGAGATATTATATAACTAACACTAAAAGGAGTTCTCGGGATTTATTTATGTTTAAGAAATAATTGAACCTTAAATGCATGTTTGTCTGTCTGGTCATCTCCAATATAAATAGGGAGAAACTTAAATGACTTTAGAAGATATTTCATTGCTTTGCCATTGTCCCAATTGATTATGAGTCAAGCTCTAAATCTTAGTACAAAAGCGGTGAGAAACATATTTGGAAATGAATTAGAAGTTATAACTTAAATAGTACAAATTAAGTCTTCATGCCAACTTTCTATGAGTCACTAcaagacaaaaaaatattttaatataccATAACTACTCCTTCAACCAACTTCCAAACTTAAATTGTTGCAATTAACAGAAGCATTATTTGCGGTAATGATTAGATTGTTATCCTCAAATGTTTCTCCCTCGAGTTTTCCAATAGTCTTGTCTACAAACTTTAAAGTCTATTTTGTAGTAAAAACTTTCATATTTTGCATTCATATCAAATTACACATGTTGTTGTttgtatatattaaaattttgaacctTACCTAGCTACTCATAGGCGCAAACTCGTTCTTTGGCCAGAGGAGATTGGATTTTCACTCTATAAATGGAAATTTAAAAAGTTGATGATATCAAAAGTCAAGCATAAAGTAACATTATAGTACAAACTTAATAACAATATTATTTCGTGCTAcatgttcaaaaaaaatattatttcatGCTACTACCATagaaaattatgataaaaaactAGTGGACTTTGCTAATGATTATTTCACCTTTTTACAAGCCCGTTAAGAGGGGACTTGTGCCCCCATGTTAAGTAAAAGGGGCATGTACCCTTTTTTTTAGCtaactacattttttttaatatcaacTTAATTAACTAATAAATATATTCAGATTACCTCTCGTACCTTCAGTCTTTCAACATCAAATAACCACCAATGAATAAAGTAAAGTCCCGATAACTACATCATATCATTGATTTCCTCCCACTCATAGACCCAACAAAAATTAGTGTAGAACTGGTATCCTTAAAGCATAACTAACATAATGTTACATTGTTGAACTGCAATAAATATTAATTTCGTATTTAACAATAGGATGCTTAGAGAGTTCAGATCATTCTACTTTCAAGTTCAATCCAATTCATCCTGCAATGCTTGCTTTGCTAAGTAGTTCCAACAATATGTAAATTACTCATTCAGAAAATAACCCAAGATATCTATATTGAATTGTAATGCATAATTGCGACAACGTGTGATAACAAGATATTTGGATCTTGCATTTGTCCAAGGATATATTGACAACAGATCGGCATACCTCGCAACCGTGCTCTGAAGGGTATTAGTGTGATGGCTAGAAGAGCTCCTGGTTATTAGCATAGTTGTGCTAGGACTTCTTAGCTGATGCTATAGTTTGTGCTTTTGAGTGGTTGTTGCTTAGACTAAGAGTCGATGACTTTGTGGTTTGTCATGTCATGTACGTATTATGTTGCTTTGATTATTGAATTTTCAATGACTATGATTCTGGACTTTAATGTATTGCTTCGATGTTTGTAGGAATTGGTTTAGATTTTCTGGAACTTTGATGTTTAACACGTAATGTTACTGATCAAGCTTTTTCAAATTCACTGGGACCTTGTAGATGACTAATCATTGCACCATTCTCCATTTATAGCATTCAAGTAGCTAATAATGTGGTTCTGTCATTTGTAGTTTTGTACAATGAAGATTGAAGCTTGTGGAGCAGCTGAAATTTAATTTATCAAACAATGCTTCTGTCCAAGCTTCTGACGACCAAGGTGCTATTATAGTTATCTGCACAGTGAGGACTGAATCGGATTTTATTAACTATTCTTGTGCTTGCATTGCTTCACCATAACTCACCTTCTTTTGCGTGATCATAATGTTACTCATGTCTCTGTATGCCGTGAGTTAATTTTGTGTTTAACTAAGTCAAATATTGGTATTAGCATTAGAGcggtattattttattttttactatgATGTTCTTATTTTGTTTGTTCTTGTTATTTAATAAGGAGCACTATAAAAATGTGATGTAATTATTGTGTATTAAGGTTTTCGCTACAACAAACAAACACTCGATGCCTATTTAAAATCATTTTCCTTGGTGTGTTTGaattcataaatatattttttctctcgTTGTAACGCACGGACACCCAATTAgtagaggaagaaaaaaagggtaatctagttcaaaaaataatttcagcGTATTAAAGTGGTAAGTAGTGACACGTTTCAAATACCTAtcaaattataatggcatgatgATTTTAAATACCTAtcaaattataatggcatgatgATTTTAAATGGGTGAATTATAAAAAccatcaaattaaatttataatgggATGATCCAATTAATCCTTTCCCTTATTAAATTTGCTCGAATTTTGGACATCTGTAAGTACCTCCTCCTTTGACGGACGCGTCGACCATTTCTCCTCGTCGAGATCTCTCTATCTCACTCTCTGCTCTGCTCCGCCGGGCGTCGCGGCAATGGGGGTggtctcggcggcggcggacgcggcggtggtGCTCTTCTCGCtcacggtggcggtggcggcgccgctgaTCGACGCGCAGTCCGTGCTCCCGCGCCACCTCTTCCCGGCGCCGCTCGTCTCCCTCAAGCGGTGGTACGCCCGCGAGTTCGGCGACTACCTCGTGGCCCGCCCCCCGGGCTTCCTCCGGGGGCTCGTCTGGCTCGAGCTCGCCTTCCTCTGGCCGCTCGCCCTCGCCACCCTCTACGGcatcctcgcccgccgccgctgggccgccaccacctccctcaTCGCCGGCGTCTCCACCCTCACCTCCATGGTAACTCACGCCCCCCTTCGCTCCCT is a genomic window of Oryza glaberrima chromosome 7, OglaRS2, whole genome shotgun sequence containing:
- the LOC127778591 gene encoding uncharacterized protein LOC127778591, with the protein product MGVVSAAADAAVVLFSLTVAVAAPLIDAQSVLPRHLFPAPLVSLKRWYAREFGDYLVARPPGFLRGLVWLELAFLWPLALATLYGILARRRWAATTSLIAGVSTLTSMSAILGEIVGSKKATLKLLQMYVPFAVFAVIAILRGLCSSAPRGTAGSSLGPSARKKRA